A part of Cannabis sativa cultivar Pink pepper isolate KNU-18-1 chromosome 6, ASM2916894v1, whole genome shotgun sequence genomic DNA contains:
- the LOC115725323 gene encoding oligopeptide transporter 1, whose translation MTGYVDEESATKSHSHIDVTGVEDEGIEESPIEQVRLTVSTDDDPSLPALTFRTWFLGILSCVLLAFVNQFFGYRQNQLYVSSVSAQILVLPIGKLMAATLPKKAVSLPFTGWTFSLNPGPFNLKEHVLITIFANSGANGVYAVSIITIVKAFYRRSLHPLAAFLLSQTTQMLGYGWAGLFRRYLVDSPYMWWPANLVQVSLFRALHEKEKRPKGGHTRLQFFFLVFISSFAYYTIPAYLFPSIAYISFVCLIWKNSVTAQQIGSGIKGLGVGSFGLDWSTVAGFLGSPLATPGFAIINILVGFFLFVYVVNPIAYWSNWYEAKRFPIFSSHTFDSTGQPFNISRILNEKNFTIDLDSYNSYSKLYLSVFFALSYGLSFATLMATISHVALFHGKTIWTMWSKTKAEKSKKATDIHSRLMQNYAAVPDWWFYSILISTFALSIFACEGFGKQLQLPWWGLLMACGIAFFFTLPIGIIQATTNMQPGLNVITELIIGYIYPGKPLANVAFKTYGYISMTQALMFLGDFKLGHYMKIPPKSMFLVQLVGTVIGSSVYFATAWWLLSTVDHICDTNFLPEGSPWTCPGDDVFYSASIIWGVVGPLRMFTKQGVYPEMNWFFLIGLLAPVPVWLLSRKYPNKKWILLINMPIILGATGSMPPARAANYITWGAVGIFFNFYIYKRYKGWWARHNYILSAALDAGVAFMGILLYFSLQTYDVFGPSWWGLESDDHCPLAKCPTAPGVVVDGCPVF comes from the exons ATGACAGGTTACGTCGATGAAGAATCAGCGACAAAGTCTCATTCTCACATCGACGTAACTG GTGTAGAAGATGAAGGAATAGAAGAAAGCCCAATTGAACAAGTTAGGCTTACAGTTTCAACTGATGATGATCCTTCTTTACCTGCTTTGACATTCAGAACATGGTTTCTTGGCATATTATCATGTGTTCTTCTTGCTTTTGTTAATCAATTTTTCGGGTATCGACAGAATCAGCTCTATGTTTCATCTGTTTCTGCTCAGATTCTTGTTTTGCCAATTGGCAAGTTAATGGCTGCAACTCTACCGAAAAAGGCGGTGTCTTTACCGTTCACCGGTTGGACATTTTCGCTTAATCCCGGGCCATTTAATCTTAAGGAGCATGTGCTTATTACTATCTTTGCTAATTCTGGTGCTAATGGTGTTTATGCTGTTAGTATTATTACAATTGTTAAGGCTTTTTATAGAAGGAGTCTTCATCCTCTTGCTGCTTTTCTTCTCTCCCAAACAACTCAG ATGCTTGGTTATGGTTGGGCTGGTTTGTTTAGAAGATATCTTGTTGATTCTCCATACATGTGGTGGCCTGCAAACCTTGTTCAAGTCTCTCTTTTTAG GGCATTGCATGAAAAGGAAAAGAGGCCTAAAGGAGGACACACAAGGCTACAATTCTTCTTCTTGGTTTTCATATCAAGTTTTGCATATTACACAATTCCAGCCTATCTTTTCCCTTCAATAGCTTACATCTCCTTTGTTTGTTTGATATGGAAGAATTCTGTGACCGCGCAACAGATTGGTTCGGGGATCAAAGGGCTCGGTGTTGGCTCGTTCGGCCTTGATTGGTCGACGGTTGCAGGGTTTCTTGGAAGCCCTTTAGCCACACCGGGTTTCGCCATCATTAACATCTTAGTTGGATTTTTCTTGTTTGTTTATGTTGTTAATCCCATTGCTTATTGGTCTAATTGGTATGAAGCAAAGAGGTTCCCAATCTTTTCATCTCATACATTTGACTCAACTGGTCAACCTTTCAACATTTCAAGAATTTTGAATGAGAAAAATTTCACCATTGATCTTGATTCTTACAACAGTTATAGCAAACTCTATTTGAGTGTGTTCTTTGCACTAAGTTATGGCTTGAGTTTTGCTACTTTAATGGCTACAATCTCACATGTTGCTCTCTTCCATGGAAA AACAATTTGGACAATGTGGAGTAAAACCAAAGCTGAGAAATCTAAAAAAGCTACTGATATACATTCAAGATTGATGCAGAACTATGCTGCTGTACCAGATTGGTGGTTCTATTCAATTTTGATTAGTACATTTGCTCTTTCAATTTTTGCTTGTGAAGGTTTTGGTAAACAACTTCAACTACCTTGGTGGGGTCTTTTAATGGCTTGTGGTATTGCATTTTTCTTCACTTTACCAATTGGGATTATTCAAGCCACAACAAACATG CAACCAGGGCTTAATGTCATTACAGAGTTAATCATTGGTTACATTTACCCTGGAAAACCTTTAGCCAATGTGGCCTTTAAAACCTATGGCTATATAAGTATGACACAAGCTCTTATGTTCCTTGGTGATTTCAAATTAGGGCATTACATGAAAATCCCACCGAAATCGATGTTCCTTGTTCAG CTAGTTGGGACGGTGATAGGCTCGAGTGTCTACTTTGCCACGGCATGGTGGTTACTCTCAACCGTCGATCACATTTGCGATACAAATTTTTTACCCGAAGGGAGTCCTTGGACATGTCCCGGTGATGATGTTTTCTACAGCGCCTCAATCATTTGGGGCGTTGTAGGACCCTTAAGAATGTTCACCAAACAAGGGGTTTACCCCGAAATGAATTGGTTTTTTCTCATTGGATTACTAGCGCCCGTCCCAGTGTGGCTCTTATCGAGAAAATACCCGAACAAGAAGTGGATTCTTCTCATCAACATGCCAATCATACTCGGGGCAACGGGGTCTATGCCACCTGCCCGAGCTGCAAACTACATAACATGGGGAGCTGTTgggattttcttcaatttctatATCTACAAAAGGTATAAAGGTTGGTGGGCAAGACATAACTATATCTTATCAGCTGCACTTGATGCTGGGGTTGCTTTTATGGGAATACTTCTTTACTTTTCACTTCAAACCTATGATGTTTTTGGCCCAAGTTGGTGGGGTTTGGAGTCTGATGATCATTGTCCTTTGGCTAAGTGTCCAACTGCTCCTGGTGTTGTTGTAGATGGTTGTCCTGTTTTCTGA
- the LOC115694817 gene encoding uncharacterized protein LOC115694817, whose amino-acid sequence MASRIPRAETESETETESESLDESSQNQILKFLQDLPDVPMGKLSPHLEFQRTRCELKADAPIHTDTLQYSGAYASVGYDNSTRLDNFCDNFKVKVIRLTEEDMEFDMIGIDPALANAFRRILIAEVPTMAIEKVLIANNTSIVQDEVLSHRLGLIPIKVDPRWFEYAENNTPNEKNTIVFKLHVRCAKDTPRTSVKSNELKWLPHGSEFPLISEDSKSGSSSKPRTYTSFSCSQDSFPEFSNKPITTMENIILSKLGPGQEIELEAHAVKGVGKTHAKWSPVATAWYRMLPEIVLLQNVEDEVAVELKKKCPVNVFDIEDIGNGKKRATVARPRDCTHCRECIGGGKEWEDRVSLRRVKNHFIFTIESTGALPPETLFTEAVKILEDKCERVIAELS is encoded by the exons ATGGCGAGTAGAATACCGAGAGCTGAAACTGAGTCAGAAACAGAGACCGAGTCAGAATCGCTTGATGAATCGTCCCAAAATCAGATCCTGAAATTTTTACAGGACCTTCCAGATGTTCCAATGGGAAAACTTTCACCTCATCTCGAATTTCAGAGAACTCGATGTGAATTGAAGGCCGATGCTCCCATTCAT ACTGATACCTTACAGTACTCTGGTGCTTATGCATCTGTTGGTTATGATAACAGTACTCGGTTAGATAATTTCTGCGACAATTTTAAAGTTAAGGTTATTCGATTGACAGAGGAAGATATGGAGTTTGATATGATTGGTATCGATCCAGCACTTGCAAATGCGTTTCGGCGAATCCTTATAGCTGAG GTTCCAACAATGGCTATTGAGAAAGTTCTCATTGCAAATAACACATCGATTGTTCAAGATGAAGTGCTTTCCCACAGGTTGGGTCTCATTCCAATCAAGGTTGATCCGAGATGGTTTGAATATGCAG AGAATAATACACCAAATGAGAAGAAcacaattgtttttaaactccACGTTCGTTGTGCAAAAGACACGCCCCGTACTTCAG TAAAGTCAAATGAATTGAAGTGGTTACCCCATGGAAGTGAGTTTCCTTTGATCTCAGAAGATTCAAAGTCTGGTTCATCATCAAAACCAAGAACATACACATCATTCTCTTGCAGCCAGGATTCTTTTCCAGAGTTTTCCAACAAACCAATCACCACTatggaaaatattattttatccaAGTTGGGCCCTGGTCAG GAAATTGAATTAGAAGCACACGCCGTTAAAGGCGTCGGTAAAACTCATGCTAAGTGGTCCCCTGTTGCTACTGCTTGGTATAGGATGCTTCCTGAG ATTGTATTATTACAAAATGTTGAAGACGAGGTAGCCGTGGAACTAAAAAAAAAGTGCCCTGTAAATGTCTTTGATATCGAAGATATTGGCAACG GTAAGAAACGAGCTACGGTAGCACGCCCACGAGATTGCACTCATTGTAGGGAGTGCATTGGAGGTGGCAAAGAATGGGAGGACCGTGTATCATTACGCCGAGTTAAAAATCATTTCATAT TTACTATTGAATCAACCGGAGCCTTACCTCCCGAAACGTTATTCACGGAAGCGGTAAAGATATTGGAAGACAAATGCGAACGAGTGATCGCAGAGCTTTCATAA
- the LOC115695964 gene encoding mediator of RNA polymerase II transcription subunit 32, whose protein sequence is MDNIVDSLSNAYQEFVAAAANILEAKESCSAQKTLATDAALENFKQKWELFRVACDQAEEFVESVKQRIGSECLVDEATGSVVGKSGVGIGIGPAATTGLPAISAVRLEQMSKTVRWLVLELQHGSSGSSAGSAAHSHTPGAPFDARFSEDSAQ, encoded by the coding sequence ATGGACAATATAGTTGATTCATTGAGCAATGCATACCAAGAGTTTGTTGCTGCAGCTGCAAATATCCTTGAAGCTAAGGAAAGCTGTAGTGCCCAGAAAACATTAGCCACCGATGCAGCTCTCGAGAATTTCAAACAGAAATGGGAATTATTCAGAGTGGCATGTGATCAAGCTGAGGAGTTTGTGGAGTCTGTCAAGCAAAGGATAGGATCAGAGTGCCTTGTGGATGAAGCCACAGGCTCGGTGGTTGGAAAGTCTGGTGTTGGGATTGGAATTGGCCCTGCTGCCACTACTGGTCTTCCAGCAATTAGCGCTGTTCGTTTGGAACAGATGAGCAAAACCGTTAGGTGGCTTGTCCTTGAACTTCAACATGGCTCTTCAGGTTCTTCTGCTGGTTCAGCCGCTCATTCCCATACACCGGGAGCTCCTTTCGATGCTAGATTTTCTGAGGATTCAGCTCAATAA
- the LOC115695965 gene encoding uncharacterized protein LOC115695965, giving the protein MFNYYVLFSFLSMWFIKLWILLDHLADCSDKQEGRTCSTIPIAATELFSSLNTGEPVQKSKATESFQSVSLISSIIAENFISKTTENHAAIEESIRMASSTHECTEIIHNHQLLLVIFYHIALLFRTLTY; this is encoded by the exons ATGTTTAATTACTACGTGTTGTTCTCTTTTTTATCCATGTGGTTCATCAAGCTTTGGATTTTGCTGGATCATCTTGCAGATTGCTCGGATAAACAAGAAGGTAGAACTTGTTCAACGATTCCCATTGCTGCTACCGAGTTGTTTTCATCGTTGAATACAG GAGAACCGGTACAGAAGAGCAAAGCAACAGAGTCATTCCAAAGTGTAAGTTTAATCTCATCGATTATTGCAGAAAACTTCATCTCAAAAACAACTGAAAACCATGCTGCAATCGAAGAATCGATTCGAATGGCTAGTAGTACCCATGAATGTACTGAAATTATTCATAACCACCAATTATTACTTGTGATTTTTTATCACATAGCATTGCTGTTTAGAACATTGACATATTAA
- the LOC115695966 gene encoding serine/threonine-protein kinase D6PK, with translation MASKSSSTRISPERQRKISQKTEGNSRRPPPIQISKTSKSEPVTPRDLVPKTAPQVVSKKVSLETIESKKQPQSCLVDKLNSSLSLQEPIGTKTLPENGGDLGVGVNVASSGAAKVSDGVSSLAKTSGSAKVSERGEFVESGKSSICRGSTSSDVSDESTCSSLSSSVNKPHKANDIQWEAIQAVRTKEGVLNFGHFRLLKKLGCGDIGSVYLSELRGTKCYFAMKVMDKTSLASRKKLLRAQTEREILQSLDHPFLPSLYTHFETEKYSCLVMEFCPGGDLHTLRQRQPGKHFTEQAVKFYVAEVLLALEYLHMLGIVYRDLKPENVLVRDDGHIMLSDFDLSLRCVVSPTLVKSSAPESDPLRRNSVYCVQPTCIQPSCIQPTCAVPTTCFGPRFFSSKSKKERKPKNEMGNQVTPLPELIAEPTNARSMSFVGTHEYLAPEIIKGEGHGSAVDWWTFGIFLYELLFGKTPFKGSGNRATLFNVVGQPLRFPETPVVSFSARDLIRGLLVKEPQNRLAYKRGATEIKQHPFFEGINWALIRCASPPEIPKPVEFERLSSPVVSSTSDKANNGAASAAYPDQNNYLEFDFF, from the exons ATGGCATCAAAATCATCCAGTACTAGAATTTCACCTGAAAGGCAAAGAAAAATAAGTCAAAAAACAGAAGGAAACTCAAGAAGGCCACCCCCTATACAGATTTCCAAGACTAGTAAATCAGAGCCAGTTACCCCAAGAGATTTAGTCCCTAAAACCGCCCCACAAGTTGTTTCGAAAAAGGTTTCTTTAGAAACAATTGAGAGCAAAAAACAACCTCAAAGTTGTTTAGTAGATAAGTTAAACTCTAGTTTATCACTCCAAGAACCAATTGGAACTAAAACTCTACCCGAAAATGGTGGTGATCTAGGAGTAGGAGTGAATGTTGCTTCTTCGGGGGCGGCTAAAGTTAGTGATGGGGTTAGTAGTCTTGCTAAGACTAGTGGAAGCGCTAAAGTTAGCGAACGGGGCGAGTTTGTTGAGAGTGGAAAGAGTAGTATTTGTAGGGGAAGTACAAGTAGTGATGTGAGTGATGAGAGTACTTGTAGTAGCTTGAGTAGCAGTGTTAACAAACCTCATAAGGCTAATGACATACAATGGGAAGCGATTCAAGCTGTTAGAACAAAGGAAGGTGTGTTGAATTTCGGGCATTTTAGACTTTTGAAAAAGTTGGGGTGTGGAGATATTGGAAGTGTTTATCTTTCAGAGCTTAGGGGAACAAAATGTTATTTTGCAATGAAAGTTATGGATAAAACTTCTTTAGCTAGTCGAAAGAAACTGCTTCGGGCTCAGACTGAAAGAGAGATTTTACAATCCTTAGACCATCCTTTCCTTCCTTCACTATACACCCATTTCGAGACCGAGAAGTATTCTTGTTTGGTGATGGAGTTTTGTCCTGGTGGTGATTTGCATACTCTTAGGCAGAGACAACCCGGGAAGCATTTCACCGAGCAGGCTGTTAA GTTTTATGTGGCCGAAGTTCTTCTTGCTCTTGAATATCTCCACATGCTCGGGATTGTTTACCGTGATCTGAAGCCAGAAAATGTCCTTGTTAGGGATGATGGGCATATAATGCTTTCTGATTTCGATCTTTCTCTACGCTGTGTTGTTAGTCCAACACTTGTCAAGTCATCAGCACCCGAATCTGATCCCCTAAGAAGGAACTCGGTTTACTGTGTGCAACCAACTTGTATTCAACCCTCTTGTATTCAACCAACCTGTGCGGTTCCCACAACATGCTTTGGTCCTCGTTTCTTTTCGAGcaaatcaaagaaagaaaggaaaccGAAAAATGAAATGGGCAACCAAGTCACTCCATTGCCAGAGCTTATAGCCGAGCCAACCAACGCTCGCTCAATGTCATTTGTTGGAACACACGAGTACTTAGCACCCGAAATCATCAAAGGCGAAGGGCATGGTAGTGCTGTTGATTGGTGGACTTTTGGTATCTTTTTGTACGAACTATTGTTCGGTAAGACCCCTTTTAAGGGATCAGGAAACCGAGCTACTCTCTTCAATGTAGTTGGGCAACCATTAAGGTTCCCCGAGACACCAGTAGTAAGCTTTTCAGCAAGAGATTTGATAAGAGGATTGCTTGTGAAAGAGCCACAGAATAGATTGGCATACAAACGAGGCGCTACAGAGATTAAACAGCATCCATTCTTCGAAGGCATAAACTGGGCATTGATTCGATGTGCAAGCCCACCCGAGATACCAAAACCAGTTGAGTTTGAGCGGTTGTCATCACCGGTAGTATCATCAACAAGCGACAAAGCTAATAACGGTGCTGCCTCAGCTGCTTACCCCGATCAAAACAATTATCTTGAATTTgatttcttttaa